One genomic region from Hoeflea algicola encodes:
- a CDS encoding sensor histidine kinase yields the protein MTGFDIIIDRVTIAGRQIAESWLAPSDLDPADYQRRVGIMATCLYGAVVAPLVTVPVLLSVFAWPQALAGALALAALPIAMAGVLSSSGSPKLTGRAALAAAALALGGLAALSGGLASPFLPLLALLPLEAAIRSNSRSGLLLGLSAAGLALVCNAALSGAGLVGQTPQAGGFAISLSFGLYALLRGAAQVLKPVEQLAPAPEVIPERDVTAELLDRLPGLITLHDARGDVIYTAGHDQADYRARLGDVSGKGFVKRIHVADRIVFLDAFDALRRGDSRRDLEVRFERLDEVAQFVHVAISLTAERAADGSFTGALAQSHDISQMVNERMRADADAEEAETANAAKTRFLAAVSHELRTPLNAIIGFSDVLAREYFGTFNDERQREYVGLIHQSGEHLLGLVNTMLDMSKIEAGRYEVFVEPFAIGEVVEGCDAMLRLQAADRGVTLTRRLTPGIGDVVADRRAVQQILINLVGNAIKFTEAGGVINVDAAIQDGRLKLVVSDTGIGIPADKLACIGDPFVQVQNGLARQYEGTGLGLSLVKGLVDLHGGTFSIDSREGEGTVVTIDLPADGSGANRHDAETTAAAPVAFPPVLPRAARNQDRIRNEDHAETARSA from the coding sequence GTGACAGGATTTGATATTATCATAGACAGGGTAACCATTGCGGGACGGCAAATCGCCGAATCCTGGCTTGCGCCCTCGGATTTGGACCCCGCTGATTACCAGCGTCGGGTCGGCATCATGGCGACGTGTCTTTATGGTGCGGTTGTGGCCCCGTTGGTCACCGTTCCGGTTCTGCTTTCAGTGTTTGCCTGGCCCCAGGCGCTGGCCGGCGCACTGGCGCTTGCAGCATTGCCGATTGCAATGGCCGGGGTGCTCTCCTCTTCCGGCTCACCGAAACTCACCGGGCGTGCGGCACTTGCAGCTGCCGCGCTGGCGCTGGGCGGTTTGGCCGCACTGAGCGGCGGGCTGGCTTCGCCGTTTCTGCCTTTGCTGGCGTTGTTGCCGCTCGAGGCTGCGATCAGGTCCAATTCACGTTCCGGCCTGTTGCTTGGCCTGTCGGCCGCTGGGCTGGCGCTGGTTTGCAATGCCGCGCTCAGCGGCGCCGGCCTGGTCGGTCAAACGCCGCAGGCGGGGGGATTTGCCATCAGCCTTTCTTTTGGACTTTACGCGCTGTTGCGCGGCGCAGCACAGGTTTTAAAGCCCGTCGAGCAGCTTGCGCCAGCGCCCGAAGTCATTCCTGAACGCGATGTTACTGCCGAGCTTCTCGATCGCTTGCCGGGCCTGATCACGCTGCACGATGCGCGCGGCGACGTCATCTATACCGCAGGCCACGATCAGGCCGACTATCGGGCCAGGCTTGGCGACGTCAGCGGCAAGGGCTTTGTCAAACGCATCCATGTCGCCGACCGGATCGTCTTTCTCGACGCCTTTGACGCGCTGCGCCGTGGCGACAGTCGCCGCGATCTCGAAGTGCGCTTCGAGCGCCTCGACGAGGTCGCGCAATTTGTCCACGTTGCCATTTCGCTGACCGCGGAACGCGCGGCTGACGGCAGTTTCACCGGCGCATTGGCCCAGAGCCATGACATTTCGCAGATGGTCAACGAGCGCATGCGCGCCGACGCCGACGCCGAGGAGGCCGAGACAGCCAACGCCGCCAAGACCCGGTTCCTGGCCGCCGTGAGCCATGAATTGCGCACCCCGCTCAACGCCATTATCGGCTTTTCCGATGTGCTGGCGCGTGAGTATTTCGGCACCTTCAATGACGAGCGCCAGCGTGAATATGTCGGCCTGATCCACCAGTCGGGCGAGCATTTGCTCGGGCTGGTCAACACCATGCTCGACATGTCGAAGATCGAGGCCGGCCGCTACGAGGTATTTGTCGAACCATTCGCCATCGGCGAGGTGGTCGAGGGATGCGACGCCATGCTGCGCCTGCAGGCCGCCGACCGTGGCGTGACGCTGACCCGGCGTTTGACACCTGGCATTGGCGATGTTGTCGCCGATCGGCGCGCAGTGCAGCAGATCCTCATCAATCTGGTTGGCAATGCCATCAAGTTTACCGAGGCTGGCGGTGTCATCAATGTCGACGCCGCGATTCAGGACGGTCGGCTCAAGCTGGTGGTCAGCGATACCGGCATCGGTATTCCAGCAGACAAGCTTGCCTGTATCGGCGATCCCTTCGTGCAGGTGCAGAACGGGCTTGCGCGCCAATATGAAGGCACCGGACTTGGCCTCTCGCTGGTCAAGGGCCTGGTTGATCTTCACGGCGGTACCTTTTCGATCGACAGCCGCGAGGGCGAGGGCACCGTGGTAACCATCGACCTGCCCGCCGACGGCTCAGGCGCCAATCGCCATGACGCCGAAACCACCGCAGCCGCGCCGGTTGCGTTTCCGCCGGTGTTGCCAAGGGCAGCCCGAAACCAAGATAGAATCAGGAATGAAGACCATGCCGAGACAGCGCGTAGCGCCTGA
- a CDS encoding MucR family transcriptional regulator, translating to MTEAINDSGSDILIELTAEIVAAYVSNNSVAANDLPNVISQVHAALGGATTPVEEVVEKPKPAVPVRRSVQNDYLICLEDGQKFKSLKRHLMTHYGLTPEQYREKWELPADYPMVAPSYAEARSRLAKEMGLGQKRKRAAK from the coding sequence AAGCAATCAATGACAGCGGTTCCGATATTCTCATTGAACTCACTGCCGAAATTGTCGCTGCCTATGTAAGCAACAACTCTGTTGCCGCAAATGATCTTCCCAACGTGATTTCGCAGGTTCACGCTGCACTTGGCGGGGCGACTACTCCGGTCGAGGAAGTTGTCGAAAAGCCCAAGCCGGCAGTTCCTGTGCGCCGTTCGGTGCAAAACGATTACCTGATCTGTCTCGAAGACGGTCAGAAGTTCAAGTCTCTTAAGCGTCACCTGATGACCCATTATGGTCTGACCCCGGAACAGTACCGCGAAAAGTGGGAACTCCCGGCCGATTATCCGATGGTTGCTCCATCCTATGCAGAAGCGCGTTCGCGCCTTGCCAAGGAAATGGGCCTGGGTCAGAAGCGCAAGCGCGCCGCCAAGTAA
- a CDS encoding peptidoglycan-binding domain-containing protein produces the protein MPRQRVAPDLFDEDEGGFGRGALATLGRVVSAHPSLAGGTVAFTVIFSFVAANALWAQPGRHPAPILKTREVATSMMPATAATPESRMALAEGAPTRSVTTYRIEHSDNTQTASIPVPNAAPARVQTAVQQAPTPAQAVSKTDPVLSRMQQILSANGLYDGEVDGLMGPKSAAAIRAWENANGYVQTGEATPGLLAVMETPAKTAAPVKMVSLDKVVRPKPRPEPTVAADQRAGEPVTEAAAEVPAVSELVRQIQSGLSNIAYADIAVDGVAGTETRNAISAFEKHYRLPVTGQPNQTVLKKLLEIGAL, from the coding sequence ATGCCGAGACAGCGCGTAGCGCCTGACTTGTTCGATGAGGATGAAGGCGGTTTTGGCCGGGGCGCCCTGGCCACGCTGGGACGCGTCGTCTCGGCGCATCCCTCGCTTGCCGGGGGAACCGTTGCGTTCACGGTGATATTCAGCTTTGTCGCCGCCAACGCTTTGTGGGCCCAGCCCGGCCGTCACCCCGCGCCGATTCTCAAGACCCGCGAAGTCGCGACATCGATGATGCCTGCGACGGCGGCAACGCCTGAAAGCCGCATGGCGCTGGCTGAAGGCGCGCCGACGCGCTCGGTGACCACCTACCGGATCGAGCACAGCGACAACACCCAGACCGCATCGATCCCGGTCCCCAATGCCGCACCTGCACGGGTTCAGACTGCCGTGCAACAAGCACCGACGCCGGCGCAGGCAGTCTCCAAGACTGACCCGGTGTTGAGCCGGATGCAGCAGATTCTCTCAGCCAACGGGCTTTATGACGGTGAGGTCGACGGCCTGATGGGGCCGAAATCGGCCGCCGCCATCCGCGCTTGGGAAAACGCCAACGGCTATGTCCAGACCGGCGAAGCCACGCCCGGTCTCCTGGCGGTGATGGAAACGCCCGCCAAGACCGCCGCGCCGGTCAAGATGGTCAGCCTCGACAAGGTAGTTCGCCCCAAACCACGTCCGGAGCCGACAGTTGCCGCCGATCAGCGTGCCGGCGAACCTGTCACCGAAGCCGCGGCCGAAGTGCCTGCGGTGAGCGAACTGGTGCGGCAGATCCAGTCCGGGCTTTCCAACATCGCCTACGCCGATATCGCCGTTGATGGCGTTGCCGGGACTGAAACCAGAAATGCCATCAGCGCGTTCGAAAAGCATTACCGGCTGCCGGTTACTGGCC
- a CDS encoding DUF6456 domain-containing protein: MPAAETRAARKALAGLIGFLAHGAERGIAEQDTVAGGKVALARADGACRTVQAQVVSVALRRGLIAERHCADTGRQGYISTPEGRAALKRWLCDPEHAFQDQHRRLSSRTDPDHGRMTINDSESPLAVLARLKGRDGAAFLGTDLVEAGERLRVDFTRGQLTPSVTQNWEPLRAGRTTGAAGGAGDLTEAALSARQRVEAAIAAVGPELSGVLLDVCCFLKLLTEVERERQWPARSAKLMLRTALAALARHYAVPKR, from the coding sequence ATGCCGGCCGCTGAAACCCGCGCCGCCCGCAAGGCGCTTGCCGGCCTGATCGGTTTTCTGGCGCACGGAGCGGAGCGGGGGATTGCCGAGCAGGATACGGTGGCCGGAGGCAAGGTTGCGCTGGCGCGTGCTGACGGCGCTTGCCGCACGGTCCAAGCGCAAGTGGTTTCCGTGGCGTTGCGCCGGGGGCTGATTGCCGAGCGCCATTGCGCGGATACCGGAAGGCAGGGGTATATCTCAACGCCCGAGGGCAGGGCGGCGCTCAAGCGTTGGCTGTGCGATCCGGAGCACGCGTTCCAGGACCAGCACCGGCGGCTTTCCTCCCGCACCGATCCCGATCACGGGCGAATGACGATCAATGATTCCGAATCGCCGCTTGCGGTGCTGGCGCGGCTCAAGGGCAGGGATGGCGCAGCATTTCTCGGCACCGATCTGGTCGAGGCCGGCGAAAGGCTGCGCGTCGATTTTACCCGTGGTCAGTTGACGCCGTCGGTGACGCAAAACTGGGAGCCGCTGCGCGCCGGACGCACCACTGGTGCTGCGGGTGGAGCAGGTGATCTCACCGAGGCGGCGCTGTCGGCGCGCCAGCGTGTCGAAGCGGCAATCGCGGCGGTTGGTCCGGAGCTCTCCGGCGTGCTTCTGGATGTGTGCTGTTTTCTCAAGCTGCTGACCGAGGTCGAACGCGAACGGCAGTGGCCGGCGCGGTCGGCCAAGCTGATGTTGCGCACCGCGCTTGCCGCACTGGCCAGGCATTACGCTGTACCAAAACGCTGA
- a CDS encoding DUF5330 domain-containing protein, with protein sequence MADNRKGVSMWFLIKGSFWFSLVLIALPFLDSSSDKELEAAPPLEVGHSMAAAMEAFEDIKQICVRKPDICETGSETFAALGSRAKQGARIAYEFLDAKFADGEPDLTTASLPPEATEAETASN encoded by the coding sequence ATGGCGGATAACAGGAAGGGCGTATCCATGTGGTTCTTGATCAAGGGAAGTTTCTGGTTTTCACTTGTGCTGATTGCCTTGCCGTTTCTCGACAGCAGTTCGGACAAGGAACTCGAAGCCGCGCCGCCGCTGGAAGTCGGCCATAGCATGGCCGCGGCGATGGAAGCGTTCGAGGACATCAAGCAGATCTGCGTTCGCAAACCCGATATTTGCGAAACCGGCAGCGAAACCTTTGCCGCACTCGGCAGCCGCGCCAAACAGGGTGCCCGCATCGCCTATGAATTTCTGGACGCCAAATTTGCCGATGGCGAGCCGGACCTGACAACTGCATCACTGCCACCCGAAGCCACCGAGGCGGAGACGGCCAGCAACTAG
- a CDS encoding helix-turn-helix domain-containing protein, with product MASLTNNAWASEMLGGIAAPVGLPVGKPAGGRPGLAPLRVNPVDLLRCRVIWRLVTELFVAACGYELPEAMARRRPRCHMRQIAMYLSHVVLSLSYQTIAAAFGRDRTTVMHSCAVIEDRRDDRGYDRFIERCERCIMAVFQPFGQPHAGR from the coding sequence GTGGCTTCGTTGACCAACAATGCCTGGGCGAGCGAGATGCTGGGTGGCATCGCTGCGCCAGTGGGGTTGCCCGTGGGCAAGCCCGCTGGTGGTCGACCCGGGCTGGCGCCGCTCCGGGTCAATCCAGTTGATCTGCTGCGCTGCCGGGTGATCTGGCGGCTGGTGACCGAATTGTTTGTTGCAGCCTGCGGTTATGAACTGCCCGAAGCGATGGCCCGCCGCAGGCCGCGTTGCCACATGCGCCAGATTGCCATGTATCTCAGCCACGTCGTGCTGTCGCTGTCCTACCAGACCATCGCCGCCGCGTTTGGCCGCGACCGCACCACCGTCATGCATTCCTGTGCGGTGATCGAGGACCGTCGCGACGATCGCGGCTACGACCGCTTCATCGAACGTTGCGAGCGATGCATCATGGCCGTGTTCCAACCCTTCGGTCAGCCCCATGCCGGCCGCTGA
- a CDS encoding SufE family protein: MATIETIIEDFEYLDDWEDRYRYLIEIGKALPEMPESEQIDANKVRGCASQVWLVAETVPGEPGDPVMMYRGDSDAHIVRGLVAVVLAANSGKKASEVEQLDETELLSRLGLAEHLSAQRANGLRSMILRIKAHAAAARAAA, encoded by the coding sequence ATGGCGACGATTGAAACCATCATTGAAGACTTCGAATATCTGGACGACTGGGAAGACCGCTACCGCTATCTCATCGAGATCGGCAAGGCGTTGCCGGAGATGCCCGAAAGCGAACAGATCGACGCCAACAAGGTCAGAGGCTGCGCCAGTCAGGTGTGGCTGGTGGCCGAGACCGTGCCGGGAGAGCCCGGCGATCCCGTCATGATGTACCGGGGTGATTCCGATGCGCATATCGTGCGCGGGTTGGTTGCCGTGGTACTGGCGGCGAATTCCGGCAAGAAGGCATCCGAAGTCGAACAGCTTGATGAAACCGAGCTGCTCTCCCGGCTTGGGCTCGCCGAACATCTCTCGGCGCAACGCGCCAACGGGTTGCGCTCGATGATCCTGCGCATCAAGGCGCACGCGGCAGCGGCGCGGGCCGCGGCCTGA